One window of the Agrobacterium larrymoorei genome contains the following:
- the nusG gene encoding transcription termination/antitermination protein NusG, producing MARERESASKAAADAHGDSSWIIVQVAFGRENAVEKELLEAGIEACVPMRMGPERKRNRKRIPPSLMPVFNGLVFVFCRRIGEAMRGILSFEHVKKIVMHAERAVPFSEDAINKFKDMARSGEYDWDRNAGTFNKGDKVRITSGPFVGYEVRIEAFAGAGNGDAVVSIPIFGKPEVFNMPLVTLEKV from the coding sequence GTGGCGCGCGAACGCGAATCGGCAAGCAAGGCAGCAGCGGATGCGCACGGTGATTCTAGCTGGATCATCGTGCAGGTTGCTTTCGGTCGTGAGAACGCTGTGGAAAAAGAGCTGCTGGAAGCCGGTATCGAAGCATGTGTGCCGATGCGAATGGGGCCGGAACGGAAGCGCAACAGGAAGCGCATTCCCCCGTCGCTGATGCCGGTCTTTAACGGGCTAGTGTTCGTGTTCTGCCGACGCATTGGCGAGGCTATGCGAGGTATCTTGAGCTTCGAACACGTCAAGAAGATCGTGATGCACGCTGAAAGGGCAGTACCGTTCTCTGAGGATGCCATCAACAAATTCAAGGACATGGCGCGGAGCGGCGAATACGATTGGGACCGTAACGCAGGCACGTTCAACAAGGGCGACAAGGTCCGCATTACCAGCGGGCCGTTCGTTGGATACGAAGTTCGCATTGAAGCCTTTGCAGGTGCAGGCAATGGCGATGCGGTCGTAAGCATTCCCATTTTCGGAAAGCCCGAGGTCTTTAACATGCCCCTTGTCACGCTTGAGAAAGTGTGA
- a CDS encoding HNH endonuclease signature motif containing protein encodes MSKLSSFPSRLGRLPDRIGSPPKRVESFYQSVQWRDLIKSIKRQRGNKCQRCGATGLIIGDHIHERKDGGASLDPSNIELMCQPCHNTKTAKARRARASGIT; translated from the coding sequence ATGAGCAAGCTTTCCTCTTTCCCTTCGCGGCTCGGCAGATTGCCGGATCGCATCGGCTCCCCGCCTAAGAGAGTGGAGAGCTTCTATCAGTCAGTGCAATGGCGCGATCTGATCAAGTCTATCAAGCGACAGCGGGGCAACAAGTGTCAGCGCTGCGGTGCTACGGGTCTCATCATCGGTGATCATATCCATGAGCGTAAGGACGGCGGCGCTTCGCTCGATCCTTCGAACATTGAACTGATGTGTCAGCCTTGTCACAACACGAAGACGGCTAAAGCCCGAAGGGCAAGAGCATCAGGCATCACCTGA
- a CDS encoding helix-turn-helix domain-containing protein, which produces MSAEATIRRGVRNARYTTVPNHVFEDTRLSMDARWLLGYLLSKPDNWTIVIGDIIKKGNCGRDKARKMLTELVDCGYAEREQTRDEGRFSATALVIFDEPRAASHSSGGESVASLPQPEMPSPVKPSPVLPSPEKSAHSNNSYLENTDNQQEGDAREADLKNEEDPKAVARAFKRWYGDWPTRKVDSAYAAEKAWFLLTPEQRAECIAKSPTYIERANATKGVKVPWAGPYLTGRDWEKLDDPKSDVAAPVVHGPYTRAWHAGRCAELLKPISQTLPQLPGMLRQIVDKGGEEAERILADRRRKYGWPKVSTMDERAGDRKGATVPPQVFRVSEDFDTTRRDSELAAAWRQFFDKQGLPFPAVPHGVDWLFFPPVPAEVTDLDMAVVEAWAQFEQQITEGRTDDAA; this is translated from the coding sequence ATGAGCGCAGAAGCCACTATCCGGCGCGGCGTGCGCAATGCGCGCTACACGACCGTTCCAAACCACGTTTTCGAGGACACGCGGCTTTCCATGGATGCGCGGTGGCTTCTTGGCTATCTGCTGTCGAAGCCGGACAACTGGACCATCGTCATCGGCGATATCATCAAGAAGGGCAATTGCGGGCGCGACAAGGCCCGCAAGATGCTGACGGAGCTTGTTGACTGCGGTTATGCGGAGCGCGAACAGACGCGCGACGAGGGCCGTTTCAGCGCAACGGCGCTGGTTATCTTCGATGAACCGCGCGCGGCATCCCATAGTAGCGGCGGCGAAAGTGTTGCATCTTTACCGCAGCCTGAAATGCCGTCGCCGGTAAAGCCGTCGCCGGTTTTGCCGTCGCCGGAAAAATCGGCACATAGTAATAACTCATATTTAGAAAATACTGATAATCAGCAAGAGGGAGATGCGCGCGAAGCTGATTTGAAGAATGAAGAAGACCCGAAAGCGGTAGCGCGGGCCTTCAAGCGTTGGTACGGGGATTGGCCGACGCGGAAAGTGGACAGCGCCTATGCTGCCGAAAAGGCGTGGTTCCTGCTGACACCGGAACAGCGCGCCGAATGCATCGCCAAATCGCCCACCTACATCGAACGGGCCAACGCCACGAAGGGCGTCAAAGTCCCTTGGGCCGGGCCGTACCTGACGGGCCGGGATTGGGAGAAGCTGGACGATCCTAAGTCCGATGTGGCCGCCCCTGTGGTGCATGGGCCTTACACACGCGCCTGGCACGCCGGACGATGCGCCGAACTGCTCAAGCCTATTTCGCAGACCTTGCCGCAGCTCCCCGGCATGCTCCGACAGATTGTCGATAAGGGTGGCGAAGAAGCCGAACGCATTCTTGCGGATCGCCGCCGCAAGTACGGTTGGCCGAAGGTCAGCACGATGGACGAGCGTGCAGGCGACCGTAAAGGCGCAACAGTACCGCCTCAAGTCTTCCGGGTTTCGGAAGACTTCGACACCACCAGACGCGACAGCGAACTAGCGGCAGCATGGCGGCAGTTCTTCGATAAGCAGGGCTTACCGTTTCCGGCAGTGCCGCATGGCGTTGACTGGCTGTTCTTCCCACCGGTGCCAGCCGAAGTCACCGACTTGGATATGGCGGTTGTGGAAGCGTGGGCGCAATTCGAGCAACAGATAACCGAGGGGCGGACAGATGATGCAGCATAG